The Streptomyces sp. SS1-1 genome has a segment encoding these proteins:
- the rplI gene encoding 50S ribosomal protein L9, producing MKIILTHEVSGLGAAGDVVDVKDGYARNYLIPRKFAIRWTKGGEKDVEQIRRARKIHEIQTIEQANAVKAQLEGVKVRLAVRSGDAGRLFGSVTPADVASAIKAAGGPEVDKRRIELGTPIKTLGAHETSVRLHPEVAAKVNIEVVAA from the coding sequence ATGAAGATCATCCTCACCCACGAGGTCTCCGGCCTCGGTGCCGCGGGCGACGTCGTCGACGTCAAGGACGGTTACGCTCGCAACTACCTGATCCCGCGGAAGTTCGCTATCCGCTGGACCAAGGGTGGCGAGAAGGACGTCGAGCAGATCCGTCGCGCTCGCAAGATCCACGAGATCCAGACCATCGAGCAGGCCAACGCTGTGAAGGCCCAGCTCGAGGGTGTCAAGGTCCGCCTGGCCGTCCGCTCCGGCGACGCCGGTCGGCTCTTCGGCTCCGTCACCCCGGCCGACGTCGCTTCGGCGATCAAGGCCGCCGGCGGCCCCGAGGTCGACAAGCGCCGCATCGAGCTCGGCACGCCGATCAAGACCCTGGGCGCCCACGAGACGTCCGTGCGTCTGCACCCCGAGGTGGCCGCCAAGGTCAACATCGAGGTCGTCGCGGCCTGA
- a CDS encoding MATE family efflux transporter → MTQAPASPKAARRQHDREIVALAVPAFGALVAEPLFVMADSAIVGHLGTAQLAGLGVASALLMTAVSVFVFLAYATTAAVARRVGAGDLPSAIRQGMDGIWLALLLGAAVVAVVLPTAPSLVEVFGASDTAAPYATTYLRISALGIPAMLVVLAATGVLRGLQDTRTPLYVAVGGFIANAGLNVGLVYGADLGIAGSAWGTVLAQCGMAAVYLLVVVRGARRHGASLRPDAAGIRASAQAGVPLLVRTLSLRAILMIATAVAARLGDADVAAHQIILSLWSLLAFALDAIAIAGQAIIGRYLGANDAEGARAVCRRMVEWGIASGIGLGLLVVAARPLFLPLFTSDSAVQDTALPALLVVALSQPICGVVFVLDGVLMGAGDGPYLAWAMVATLAVFAPMALLIPVIGGGLTGVWAAMTLMMTVRMLTLWLRARSGRWIVTGATR, encoded by the coding sequence ATGACACAGGCTCCCGCGTCCCCCAAGGCTGCCCGCCGGCAGCACGATCGAGAGATCGTCGCCCTGGCCGTCCCAGCCTTCGGCGCACTGGTCGCCGAGCCCCTTTTCGTCATGGCCGACAGTGCGATCGTCGGCCATCTCGGCACCGCGCAGCTCGCCGGACTCGGCGTCGCCTCGGCCCTCCTCATGACCGCCGTCAGCGTGTTCGTCTTCCTCGCCTACGCCACCACGGCGGCCGTCGCCCGCCGCGTCGGCGCCGGCGATCTGCCGTCGGCCATCCGTCAGGGCATGGACGGCATCTGGCTCGCCCTCCTCCTGGGCGCCGCCGTCGTCGCGGTCGTCCTGCCCACGGCACCGTCCCTCGTCGAAGTCTTCGGCGCCTCCGACACAGCCGCCCCGTACGCGACGACCTATCTGCGTATCTCGGCGCTCGGCATCCCCGCGATGCTGGTCGTTCTCGCCGCCACCGGAGTGCTGCGCGGCCTCCAGGACACGCGCACCCCTCTCTATGTGGCCGTCGGCGGCTTCATCGCCAACGCCGGGCTCAACGTCGGCCTGGTCTACGGCGCCGATCTCGGCATCGCCGGTTCGGCCTGGGGAACCGTCCTGGCGCAGTGCGGCATGGCAGCCGTCTACCTCCTGGTCGTCGTTCGCGGAGCCCGGAGACATGGGGCCTCCCTCCGCCCGGACGCCGCCGGCATCCGCGCCTCCGCCCAGGCCGGTGTACCGCTGCTGGTCCGCACCCTGTCCCTGCGGGCCATCCTGATGATCGCGACGGCCGTCGCCGCCCGGCTGGGAGACGCCGATGTCGCGGCCCACCAGATCATCCTGTCGCTGTGGAGCCTGCTCGCCTTCGCTCTCGACGCCATCGCCATCGCGGGGCAGGCGATCATCGGGCGGTATCTGGGCGCGAACGACGCCGAGGGCGCCCGCGCCGTATGCCGCCGCATGGTCGAGTGGGGCATCGCCTCCGGCATCGGCCTCGGACTGCTCGTGGTGGCCGCCCGCCCCCTGTTCCTGCCCCTGTTCACCAGCGACAGCGCAGTCCAGGACACCGCGCTGCCCGCCCTGCTCGTGGTGGCGCTCTCCCAGCCGATCTGCGGCGTGGTCTTCGTCCTGGACGGCGTCCTGATGGGAGCCGGCGACGGCCCCTATCTCGCCTGGGCGATGGTGGCCACGCTGGCCGTCTTCGCCCCCATGGCTCTGCTGATCCCCGTCATCGGCGGCGGCCTGACCGGGGTGTGGGCAGCCATGACGCTGATGATGACGGTCCGGATGCTGACGCTCTGGCTGCGGGCTCGCTCCGGCCGCTGGATCGTCACGGGCGCGACGCGCTGA
- the dnaB gene encoding replicative DNA helicase — MSISEPLDDPWADSGPSDRLPASRRRGDSVRGRDEQHDRGRDSGEWDGGGATFERVPPQDLDAEQSVLGGMLLSKDAIADVVEVIKGHDFYKPAHETIFQAILDVYAKGEPADPITIAAELTKRGEINKVGGAAYLHTLVQTVPTAANAEYYAEIVHERAVLRRLVEAGTRITQMGYAADDDVDEIVNRAQAEIYAVTEQRTSEDYLPLGDIMEGALDEIEAIGSRTGEMTGVPTGFTDLDSLTNGLHPGQMVVIAARPAMGKSTLALDFARAASIKHNLASVIFSLEMGRNEIAMRLLSAEARVALHHMRSGTMTDEDWTRLARRMPEVSAAPLYIDDSPNLSMMEIRAKCRRLKQRNDIKLVIIDYLQLMQSGGSKRSESRQQEVSDMSRNLKLLAKELEVPVIALSQLNRGPEQRTDKKPMVSDLRESGSIEQDADMVILLHREDAYEKESPRAGEADIIVGKHRNGPTATITVAFQGHYSRFVDMAQT; from the coding sequence GTGAGTATTTCCGAGCCCTTGGACGACCCGTGGGCCGACAGCGGCCCCAGTGATCGTCTTCCCGCCTCCCGTCGCCGCGGCGACAGCGTCCGTGGCCGTGACGAGCAGCATGACCGGGGCAGGGACAGCGGGGAGTGGGACGGCGGAGGTGCCACCTTCGAGCGCGTCCCGCCCCAGGACCTCGACGCCGAGCAGTCCGTCCTCGGCGGCATGCTGCTGTCGAAGGACGCCATCGCCGACGTCGTCGAGGTCATCAAAGGCCACGACTTCTACAAGCCGGCACACGAGACGATCTTCCAGGCGATCCTCGACGTCTATGCGAAGGGCGAGCCGGCCGACCCGATCACCATCGCCGCGGAGCTGACCAAGCGCGGCGAGATCAACAAGGTCGGCGGCGCCGCCTATCTGCACACCCTCGTGCAGACGGTGCCGACGGCGGCGAACGCCGAGTACTACGCGGAGATCGTCCACGAGCGGGCCGTCCTGCGCCGCCTGGTCGAGGCCGGGACCCGCATCACGCAGATGGGATACGCGGCCGACGACGACGTCGACGAGATCGTCAACCGCGCCCAGGCGGAGATCTACGCGGTCACCGAGCAGCGCACCAGCGAGGACTATCTGCCGCTCGGTGACATCATGGAGGGCGCCCTCGACGAGATCGAGGCGATCGGCTCCCGCACCGGTGAGATGACCGGCGTCCCCACAGGGTTCACCGACCTCGACTCGCTCACCAACGGCCTCCACCCGGGGCAGATGGTCGTCATCGCGGCCCGCCCCGCCATGGGTAAGTCCACGCTCGCGCTCGACTTCGCCCGTGCGGCGTCCATCAAGCACAACCTGGCGAGCGTCATCTTCTCCCTGGAGATGGGGCGCAACGAGATCGCGATGCGTCTGCTCTCGGCCGAGGCCCGGGTGGCCCTGCACCACATGCGGTCCGGCACGATGACGGACGAGGACTGGACGCGGCTGGCCCGCCGCATGCCCGAGGTCTCGGCGGCCCCGCTCTACATCGACGACTCCCCGAACCTGTCGATGATGGAGATCCGCGCGAAGTGCCGTCGCCTGAAGCAGCGCAACGACATCAAGCTCGTGATCATCGACTATCTGCAGCTGATGCAGTCCGGTGGTTCCAAGCGCTCCGAGAGCCGTCAGCAGGAGGTCTCGGACATGTCCCGTAACCTCAAGCTGCTCGCCAAGGAGCTCGAGGTCCCGGTCATCGCCCTCTCGCAGCTCAACCGTGGCCCCGAGCAGCGCACCGACAAGAAGCCGATGGTGTCCGACCTGCGTGAGTCCGGCTCCATCGAGCAGGACGCCGACATGGTCATCCTGCTGCACCGCGAGGACGCCTACGAGAAGGAGTCGCCCCGCGCCGGCGAGGCCGACATCATCGTGGGCAAGCACCGTAACGGCCCGACGGCGACGATCACGGTGGCCTTCCAGGGCCACTACTCCCGCTTCGTGGACATGGCCCAGACCTGA
- the rpsR gene encoding 30S ribosomal protein S18, producing MAKPPVRKPKKKVCAFCKDKVTYVDYKDTNMLRKFISDRGKIRARRVTGNCTQHQRDVATAVKNSREMALLPYTSTAR from the coding sequence ATGGCGAAGCCGCCTGTGCGCAAGCCGAAGAAGAAGGTCTGCGCTTTCTGCAAGGACAAGGTCACGTACGTGGACTACAAGGACACGAACATGCTGCGGAAGTTCATTTCCGACCGCGGCAAGATCCGTGCCCGCCGCGTGACCGGCAACTGCACGCAGCACCAGCGTGACGTCGCCACGGCCGTGAAGAACAGCCGTGAGATGGCGCTGCTGCCCTACACGTCCACCGCGCGATAA